In Rhizobium sp. N324, a single genomic region encodes these proteins:
- a CDS encoding Crp/Fnr family transcriptional regulator — protein MATSKRVHSFKTPCEQCPLRPLPHFREFSRDELEFVSRFKRGELAVDAGSTILVEGAHSAHLFTVLSGWGFRYKMLEDGRRQILNYIMPGDLVGLQGTIAGEMQHSVEALSPVSLCVFERDRLMTLYNKHPSLAFDITWIAAREERILDEHLLSIGRRTALERAAYLLAFLFERGRKLNLFNGRKFIPITQQHIADTLGLSIVHTNKTLKKLGERGLIRWQERGCEVLNGEELMAIAGWEGLGEGRRPFI, from the coding sequence ATGGCAACGTCGAAACGCGTCCACTCTTTCAAGACCCCTTGTGAGCAATGTCCTTTGCGGCCGTTGCCGCATTTCCGGGAATTCAGCCGCGACGAGCTGGAGTTCGTTTCCCGTTTCAAGAGGGGTGAACTCGCCGTCGATGCCGGCTCCACCATCCTCGTCGAAGGCGCACATAGCGCGCATCTCTTCACGGTGCTTTCCGGCTGGGGCTTTCGCTACAAGATGCTGGAGGATGGGCGCCGCCAGATTCTGAATTATATCATGCCAGGCGATCTGGTCGGCCTGCAGGGGACGATCGCCGGCGAGATGCAGCATTCCGTCGAAGCGCTGTCACCGGTTTCCCTTTGCGTCTTCGAGCGCGACAGACTGATGACGCTTTATAACAAGCACCCCTCGCTCGCCTTCGATATCACCTGGATCGCCGCGCGCGAGGAGCGCATTCTGGATGAGCATCTCTTGAGCATCGGCCGCCGCACGGCGCTGGAGAGAGCAGCCTACCTGCTGGCTTTCCTCTTCGAGCGCGGCCGGAAGCTTAACCTCTTCAATGGCCGCAAATTCATCCCCATCACCCAGCAGCACATTGCCGATACGCTCGGCCTTTCCATCGTCCACACCAACAAGACCTTGAAAAAGCTCGGTGAACGCGGGTTGATCCGCTGGCAGGAGCGCGGCTGCGAGGTTCTGAACGGCGAGGAATTGATGGCGATTGCCGGCTGGGAAGGGCTGGGAGAGGGCAGACGTCCCTTCATCTAG
- a CDS encoding response regulator, whose product MVHSELVAEFTDSVPCGAPEGNDVGETAWALRQAPDGGHGIMSAIRVLVLEDSLIIAMEAEDMLRLASVENIDIVGSVEQARAAIVAETYDFALLDVNLGEGTSFGFARHLLDLGIPFGFVSGYSDTGDFPPDLQHIPLLVKPFDETAMREFLLRLFPAVA is encoded by the coding sequence ATGGTTCATTCGGAATTGGTGGCAGAATTCACCGATAGCGTGCCATGCGGGGCACCGGAGGGCAATGATGTTGGCGAAACGGCCTGGGCGCTGCGACAGGCGCCCGACGGAGGGCATGGAATCATGAGCGCAATCCGTGTTCTGGTTCTTGAAGACAGTCTGATCATCGCGATGGAGGCGGAGGATATGCTGCGCCTGGCCAGCGTCGAGAATATCGATATCGTCGGCAGCGTGGAGCAGGCGAGGGCTGCCATCGTTGCGGAGACATATGATTTCGCTCTTCTCGACGTCAATCTCGGTGAGGGCACGAGCTTCGGATTTGCCCGTCATCTTCTCGATCTCGGCATTCCTTTCGGCTTCGTCAGCGGCTATTCCGATACCGGCGATTTTCCGCCGGACTTGCAGCACATTCCGCTTCTGGTGAAGCCTTTCGACGAGACGGCGATGCGTGAATTCCTGCTGAGGCTTTTCCCGGCTGTCGCCTGA
- a CDS encoding IS5 family transposase (programmed frameshift) — MGVLDRLILRDDQWERMSRHIIGDDRTRGSSGRDNRMFVEAVLWIVRTGSPWRDLPEVFGDWNSVFRRFSRWSQKGVWWRVFEAMSEDTDFEYLIVDSTIIRAHQHASGGKKGAEDQALGRSRGGLSTKIHMAVRGLGCPVRFILTAGQKGDAPQADLLIEDLPAEVVMADTAYDSDRLRKLIADKGAQAVIPNNPSRAKKYPLDKQLYAQRYLVECCFSKLKQFRRIATRYEKTVRNYKAMIALAATILWLR; from the exons ATGGGTGTTTTAGATCGTCTCATTCTTCGAGATGACCAGTGGGAGCGGATGTCTCGCCATATCATTGGCGACGATCGCACGCGTGGTTCGTCTGGACGTGACAATCGCATGTTTGTGGAAGCGGTCTTGTGGATCGTGCGGACGGGTTCGCCCTGGCGCGATCTGCCGGAGGTGTTCGGTGATTGGAACAGCGTGTTTCGCCGCTTCAGCCGCTGGAGCCAAAAGGGTGTCTGGTGGCGTGTCTTTGAGGCGATGTCGGAGGATACCGACTTCGAATATCTGATCGTCGACAGCACTATTATTCGCGCCCACCAGCACGCCTCCGGCG GCAAAAAAGGGGCTGAAGATCAGGCCCTTGGCCGTTCCCGCGGAGGCTTGAGCACCAAAATCCATATGGCCGTGCGTGGCCTTGGATGTCCCGTTCGTTTCATTCTGACCGCCGGTCAGAAAGGGGATGCCCCGCAAGCCGATCTCCTGATCGAAGACCTGCCAGCCGAGGTCGTCATGGCCGATACGGCCTACGACAGCGACCGGCTACGCAAACTCATTGCCGACAAGGGCGCGCAAGCGGTCATCCCGAACAATCCCTCGCGTGCCAAGAAGTATCCGCTCGACAAGCAACTCTATGCTCAGCGTTATCTCGTCGAATGCTGCTTCTCGAAGCTCAAGCAGTTTCGACGCATCGCCACACGATATGAGAAAACCGTTCGAAATTACAAAGCCATGATCGCTCTGGCCGCAACAATCCTATGGCTCAGATAA
- the recO gene encoding DNA repair protein RecO: MQWQDHAIILGVKRHGETSVIAEVMTRDRGRHLGLVRSGRSRAMQPVLQAGNAVEVIWRARLDEHLGEFRVEPVTLRAARLMETATAVYGVQAMGALLRLLPERDPHPHLFDALEVILDHLHNPADAGELFVRFELAVLNDLGFGLDLAECAATGARSDLVYVSPKSGRAVSRSAGAPWADKMLLLPPFLGTEGNHAADFDSLAAAFRLTGFFLHRHVYEPRGIEAAAARDGFVQAALKALNPALRTLSGPNDISA, translated from the coding sequence ATGCAGTGGCAGGATCATGCGATCATCCTGGGCGTGAAGCGCCACGGCGAGACGAGTGTCATCGCCGAGGTGATGACGCGCGATCGCGGCCGCCATCTCGGCCTGGTGCGCTCCGGCCGGTCGCGCGCCATGCAGCCGGTGCTGCAGGCCGGCAACGCCGTGGAGGTTATCTGGCGCGCCAGGTTGGACGAACATCTCGGCGAATTCCGCGTCGAGCCGGTAACATTGCGCGCCGCCCGCCTGATGGAAACGGCGACCGCCGTCTACGGTGTTCAGGCGATGGGAGCGCTGCTGCGGCTGCTGCCCGAGCGTGACCCGCATCCGCACCTCTTCGATGCGCTGGAAGTCATCCTCGATCACCTGCACAACCCGGCCGATGCCGGCGAGCTCTTCGTGCGTTTCGAGCTTGCGGTGCTGAACGATCTCGGCTTCGGCCTTGATCTGGCCGAATGCGCCGCGACCGGCGCCCGTTCCGATCTCGTCTACGTCTCGCCGAAATCCGGCCGCGCCGTCAGCCGCAGCGCCGGTGCCCCCTGGGCGGACAAAATGCTGCTCCTGCCGCCTTTTCTCGGTACCGAAGGCAACCATGCGGCCGACTTCGACAGTCTCGCGGCCGCATTCCGTCTGACGGGGTTCTTTTTGCATCGCCACGTCTATGAACCACGCGGCATCGAAGCCGCGGCAGCCCGCGACGGCTTCGTTCAGGCGGCGCTCAAGGCGCTCAATCCAGCCTTGCGGACGCTTTCCGGCCCAAATGATATTTCCGCCTGA
- a CDS encoding aldo/keto reductase gives MLTKTASPTTITLWNGREIPRLGMGCWAIGGPFFAGDTPLGWGEVDDSESVEAIGRAIELGIRFFDTASNYGAGHSEEVLGRAIGNRDDIIVATKFGFATDPQTKQATGAFADEAFIRRSVETSLRSLRRDRLDLLQFHINDFPLEQSDAVFDTLEALRAEGKIDAFGWSTDFPDRAARHAGRPGFVSIQHTMNVFEPAPEMIGVIEGKGLISINRGPLAMGLLTGKFTADKAVGAKDVRGAALDWMVYFKDGRMAPEFAARLDAVRDLLTSGGRTLTQGALAWLWAKSPRTLPIPGFRTVAQVEENVGALEKGPLSAGVMAEIDAALGRG, from the coding sequence ATGCTGACCAAGACCGCATCCCCGACGACGATTACGCTCTGGAACGGCCGCGAAATTCCGCGTCTCGGCATGGGGTGCTGGGCGATCGGCGGCCCCTTCTTTGCCGGCGACACGCCGCTCGGCTGGGGCGAGGTCGACGACAGTGAATCCGTCGAAGCGATCGGCCGCGCCATCGAACTCGGCATCCGCTTCTTCGATACCGCCTCGAATTACGGCGCCGGCCATTCCGAAGAAGTGCTCGGCCGGGCGATCGGCAATCGCGACGATATTATCGTCGCCACCAAGTTCGGCTTCGCCACCGACCCGCAAACCAAGCAGGCAACCGGCGCCTTCGCCGATGAGGCCTTTATCCGCCGTTCGGTCGAGACCTCGCTGCGCAGCCTCAGGCGCGACCGCCTCGATCTCCTGCAATTCCACATCAATGATTTTCCGCTGGAGCAATCGGATGCCGTCTTCGATACGCTGGAGGCGCTGCGCGCCGAAGGCAAGATCGATGCCTTCGGCTGGAGCACCGATTTTCCCGATCGCGCCGCCCGCCATGCCGGCCGCCCCGGCTTTGTCTCGATCCAGCATACGATGAACGTCTTCGAGCCGGCGCCGGAGATGATCGGGGTGATCGAGGGGAAAGGCCTGATCTCGATCAATCGCGGTCCACTCGCCATGGGGCTTTTGACCGGCAAGTTCACCGCCGACAAGGCGGTGGGCGCCAAGGATGTACGCGGCGCGGCGCTCGACTGGATGGTCTATTTCAAGGACGGCCGTATGGCCCCGGAATTTGCCGCAAGGCTCGACGCCGTCCGCGATCTCCTGACCTCAGGCGGCCGCACGCTGACGCAAGGCGCGCTCGCCTGGCTCTGGGCAAAGTCGCCGCGCACCCTGCCCATTCCGGGCTTCCGCACGGTCGCCCAGGTGGAGGAAAATGTCGGGGCGCTGGAGAAAGGGCCGTTATCGGCCGGAGTTATGGCGGAGATCGACGCCGCACTTGGGCGCGGATGA
- a CDS encoding MOSC domain-containing protein, with translation MRISDLFIYPLKSARGIALPSADIDAYGLPGDRRAMITDPNGHFITQRELPDLARIEVRPEPGAFRLLMQGRQDISVAPPRPENRMDVSVWKSTVSAAVADPESNRLLSEWLGREVRLVYFDGQARRTANAEWAGEGTPVTFTDGYQILVTTTGSLKALNADLAAHGEGSVGMERFRPNIVIDIDEAWPEDGWAAIEIAGIRFDLVKPCSRCIMTTQDQLTGSREGPNPMPSMGRIRMSADRRVPGPLFGWNVTPRGNGRITIDDEVKIIEARPEGWALKVRARS, from the coding sequence ATGCGTATCAGCGACCTCTTCATCTACCCCCTCAAAAGTGCCCGCGGCATTGCCCTGCCTTCGGCCGACATCGACGCCTATGGGCTTCCCGGCGACCGGCGGGCGATGATCACTGATCCCAACGGACACTTCATCACCCAGCGCGAATTGCCGGACCTCGCGCGCATCGAGGTCCGGCCGGAGCCCGGCGCTTTTCGGCTGCTGATGCAGGGAAGGCAGGACATATCGGTGGCGCCGCCTCGGCCTGAAAACCGCATGGATGTGAGCGTGTGGAAATCGACCGTCAGCGCCGCCGTCGCCGATCCCGAAAGCAACCGGCTGCTTTCCGAATGGCTCGGCCGCGAGGTGCGGCTGGTCTACTTCGACGGCCAGGCACGGCGCACGGCGAATGCCGAATGGGCCGGCGAAGGCACGCCCGTCACCTTTACCGACGGCTATCAGATCCTGGTGACGACGACCGGTTCGCTGAAAGCGTTGAACGCCGACCTCGCCGCCCATGGCGAAGGCAGCGTCGGCATGGAACGCTTCCGGCCGAACATCGTCATCGACATCGACGAGGCCTGGCCGGAGGACGGCTGGGCGGCGATCGAGATCGCCGGCATCCGCTTCGATCTCGTCAAACCCTGCTCGCGCTGCATCATGACGACGCAGGACCAACTGACCGGTTCCCGCGAGGGGCCGAACCCGATGCCATCCATGGGCCGCATCCGCATGTCGGCCGACCGGCGCGTCCCCGGCCCGCTCTTCGGCTGGAACGTCACCCCACGCGGCAACGGCAGGATCACGATCGATGACGAGGTGAAGATCATCGAGGCACGACCGGAGGGCTGGGCGTTGAAGGTTCGTGCGCGGAGTTAG
- a CDS encoding HD domain-containing protein, with protein sequence MSEAEAFSPHETLAAALIAHAADGDDGSHDLAHILRVFRNAMRIHADEGGDGRILAASVLLHDCVAVEKNSPLRAQASALAAQKASAILAELGWNQADIDAAAHAITAHSFSAGVAPQTLEAKILQDADRLDAIGMVGAARCFYIAGRLGSGLYDPFDPAAADRPLDDKRYAIDHFRTKLFKLADGFQTETGRRLAADRDKSLRDFLQAFMDEI encoded by the coding sequence ATGTCCGAGGCCGAAGCCTTCTCTCCTCATGAAACGCTCGCCGCGGCGCTGATCGCCCATGCGGCCGATGGCGACGACGGCTCGCACGATCTTGCCCATATCCTGCGCGTCTTCCGGAACGCCATGCGCATCCATGCTGACGAAGGCGGCGACGGGCGAATTCTTGCCGCCTCCGTGCTGCTACACGACTGCGTCGCCGTAGAGAAGAATTCGCCGCTGCGGGCACAGGCATCGGCTTTGGCGGCGCAGAAAGCATCGGCGATCTTGGCAGAACTCGGCTGGAACCAGGCGGATATCGACGCTGCGGCTCACGCCATCACCGCGCACAGTTTCTCGGCCGGGGTGGCGCCGCAGACGCTGGAGGCAAAGATCCTGCAGGATGCCGATCGGCTGGATGCGATCGGCATGGTCGGCGCCGCACGCTGCTTCTATATTGCTGGGCGACTGGGATCCGGGCTCTACGATCCGTTCGACCCGGCGGCGGCGGATCGCCCGCTCGACGACAAGCGTTATGCCATTGACCATTTCCGGACGAAGCTGTTCAAACTGGCTGACGGGTTCCAGACCGAGACCGGCCGCAGGCTGGCGGCCGATCGCGATAAAAGCCTGCGCGACTTCCTCCAGGCCTTCATGGACGAGATCTAG
- a CDS encoding superoxide dismutase family protein, producing MKAMCTIAALSLLAVALPAGAQDKQTAVANFVGKDGKEDGRAQLTAAASGGVLIEVEISGLPANKWVAFHVHETGRCDAATHHESAGGHFNPEKAEHGILAANGPHAGDLPNQYVGQDGVLRAQVFDSMVTLDGKTDGIRGRALMVHANSDDYRSQPSGDAGERLSCGVIQ from the coding sequence ATGAAAGCCATGTGCACCATCGCCGCCCTGAGCCTGCTTGCCGTTGCATTGCCGGCGGGGGCTCAGGACAAGCAGACGGCGGTCGCCAATTTCGTCGGCAAGGACGGCAAGGAGGACGGACGCGCGCAACTGACGGCGGCTGCCAGCGGTGGTGTCCTGATCGAGGTCGAGATATCGGGACTGCCGGCGAACAAATGGGTAGCCTTCCATGTTCATGAGACCGGCCGATGCGACGCCGCGACCCATCACGAGTCGGCCGGCGGCCACTTTAACCCCGAGAAGGCCGAGCACGGCATCCTTGCCGCCAACGGTCCGCACGCCGGCGATCTGCCCAATCAATATGTCGGGCAGGACGGTGTGCTGAGAGCCCAGGTCTTCGACAGCATGGTCACCCTCGACGGCAAAACCGACGGCATTCGCGGCCGCGCCTTGATGGTGCATGCCAATTCGGATGATTATCGCAGCCAGCCCTCAGGGGATGCCGGGGAAAGACTGTCCTGCGGCGTCATTCAATAG
- a CDS encoding mechanosensitive ion channel family protein, which yields MQQQAADVLLATQTALNQASALAVQYSFSILGAVILLILGWALAGFASRWAYEGLSRVRGIDETLARFFTNVLRYALLILVFITVLGQFGVQTASIIAALGAAGLAIGLALQGTLQNIAAGIMLLILRPFRVGEYIETSSVAGTVREIGLFATELRTADGLYRLAPNSTLWNTPITNFSREATRRNELKIKIEKDIDQAMETLMGLAKADSRVLTSPEPSVFIDSLGDGPIFVTLRYWAKTGDWWAVSRDITKRVKLAFDENNPTEVPASNAAPAKTSNGRAAAEKPALSRQ from the coding sequence ATGCAGCAACAGGCAGCCGACGTTCTTCTCGCCACCCAAACGGCGCTCAACCAGGCGAGCGCGCTGGCGGTACAGTATTCCTTCTCCATCCTCGGGGCCGTGATCCTGCTCATTCTCGGCTGGGCGCTTGCCGGTTTTGCCAGCCGCTGGGCCTATGAAGGCCTGTCGCGGGTCCGTGGTATCGACGAGACATTGGCGCGTTTCTTCACCAATGTGCTGCGTTACGCGCTGCTCATCCTGGTATTCATCACCGTGCTCGGCCAGTTCGGCGTCCAGACCGCCTCGATCATCGCAGCCCTCGGCGCAGCCGGTCTCGCGATCGGGCTGGCGCTGCAAGGAACGCTGCAGAATATCGCCGCCGGCATCATGCTGCTGATCCTCAGGCCGTTTCGGGTCGGGGAATATATCGAGACCAGCAGCGTGGCCGGCACAGTGCGCGAAATCGGATTGTTTGCGACCGAACTCAGGACCGCAGACGGGCTCTATCGACTGGCGCCGAATTCCACGCTTTGGAACACGCCGATCACCAATTTCAGCCGCGAGGCGACGCGGCGCAACGAGCTGAAGATCAAGATAGAGAAGGACATCGATCAGGCGATGGAGACATTGATGGGCCTTGCCAAAGCCGATTCCCGGGTACTGACGTCACCGGAACCAAGCGTCTTCATCGACAGCCTCGGTGACGGTCCGATCTTCGTGACGCTGCGCTACTGGGCAAAGACCGGTGACTGGTGGGCGGTCAGCCGCGACATAACAAAACGCGTCAAGCTCGCCTTCGACGAGAACAATCCGACCGAGGTGCCGGCATCGAACGCCGCGCCGGCAAAGACGTCCAACGGCAGGGCCGCGGCCGAAAAGCCGGCACTGAGCCGGCAATGA
- a CDS encoding tyrosine phosphatase family protein, whose translation MSFIVVSPLSRIAEMAVRHKARDMISLIAKEQAFHRPGVIASNRHLTLAMNDITFKGTGGLVAPGETHVQGIIDFAASWRRETPLLIHCWMGVSRSPAAALIAALSLAPDQSDEQLADRLRAASPFATPNARLIEIGDALLNRGGRLVAAVRAIGRGADADGNAPFVLTIGEPARG comes from the coding sequence GTGAGCTTCATCGTCGTCTCGCCGCTGTCGCGCATCGCGGAGATGGCGGTGCGCCACAAGGCGCGCGACATGATCAGCCTGATCGCCAAGGAGCAGGCCTTTCATCGGCCGGGCGTGATCGCGTCCAACCGTCATCTGACGCTTGCGATGAACGACATCACCTTCAAAGGCACCGGCGGCCTGGTCGCGCCCGGCGAGACGCATGTGCAGGGGATTATCGACTTTGCCGCATCGTGGCGGCGGGAGACGCCGCTGCTCATCCATTGCTGGATGGGCGTGTCGCGATCGCCGGCAGCCGCCCTGATCGCCGCGCTGTCGCTTGCGCCGGATCAGAGCGACGAACAGCTTGCCGACCGGCTGCGGGCAGCCTCGCCTTTCGCGACGCCGAATGCCCGGCTGATCGAGATCGGCGACGCGCTGCTGAACCGCGGCGGCCGGCTGGTCGCGGCAGTGCGGGCGATCGGACGCGGTGCCGATGCCGACGGCAATGCGCCCTTCGTGCTTACGATCGGCGAGCCCGCCCGCGGTTGA
- a CDS encoding YfbR-like 5'-deoxynucleotidase: MTTAKAPRAWQRMLSGRRLDLLDPSPLDVELIDIAQGLARVARWNGQTSGDHAFSVAQHSLLVEDIFRRFNDASPRECLMALLHDAPEYVIGDMISPFKSVVGGGYKTVEKRLEAAVHLRFGLPPHPSRDLKDRIKKADTIAAYFEATVLAGFTPAEAQKFFGQPRGISREMLMIEPLPAIEAQRLFCERFAAIEAEREMVS; encoded by the coding sequence GTGACGACGGCGAAAGCTCCGCGTGCCTGGCAACGCATGCTGTCCGGGCGCAGGCTCGACCTGCTCGACCCCTCGCCGCTCGATGTCGAACTGATCGACATCGCCCAGGGGCTGGCGCGCGTCGCCCGCTGGAACGGCCAGACATCGGGTGATCATGCTTTTTCCGTGGCGCAGCACAGTCTCCTCGTCGAAGATATTTTCCGCCGCTTCAACGATGCGTCCCCGCGGGAGTGTCTGATGGCGCTGCTGCATGATGCGCCCGAATATGTGATCGGCGATATGATCTCGCCGTTCAAATCGGTGGTCGGCGGCGGCTACAAGACGGTGGAAAAGCGGCTGGAGGCCGCCGTGCACTTGCGCTTCGGCCTGCCGCCGCATCCCTCGCGCGACCTCAAGGACCGAATCAAGAAGGCCGATACGATCGCCGCCTATTTCGAGGCGACGGTACTGGCGGGCTTCACACCCGCCGAGGCGCAGAAATTCTTCGGCCAGCCGCGCGGCATCAGCAGGGAGATGCTGATGATCGAGCCGCTGCCGGCAATCGAAGCGCAACGGCTATTCTGCGAGCGCTTCGCGGCGATCGAGGCCGAGCGGGAGATGGTGTCGTGA
- the ygfZ gene encoding CAF17-like 4Fe-4S cluster assembly/insertion protein YgfZ: MPAVFLKDRALLSISGAEAQSFLQNLITTDIISLAPDEARPGALLTPQGKILFDFMIWPDGDGYTIETDTGQRDGLLKRLAMYKLRAAVTLTPRGEEGVTVSWSEDAEGVQDSQGVRDSRFAKAGVTLIRRPGKHGDGAEALYDALRISHGIVTSGSDFALQDAFPHDVLMDFNGGLSFRKGCYVGQEVVSRMHHRGTARRRVVTVSAATTLPETGTEITAAGKPVGTLGSVEGDHGLAIVRIDRAGAAMAAGTPLLAGQTPVSLVLPEWSGLVFPTSADEASA; encoded by the coding sequence ATGCCAGCCGTATTCCTGAAAGACCGCGCACTGCTCTCGATCAGCGGCGCGGAAGCCCAATCCTTCCTGCAGAACCTGATCACCACCGATATCATCTCGCTTGCGCCAGACGAGGCGCGGCCCGGGGCCCTGCTGACGCCGCAGGGCAAGATCCTGTTCGATTTCATGATCTGGCCGGACGGCGACGGCTATACGATCGAAACGGACACAGGCCAGCGCGATGGCCTGCTGAAGCGGCTGGCGATGTACAAGCTGCGCGCCGCCGTCACGCTGACGCCGCGCGGCGAAGAGGGTGTCACCGTGTCCTGGAGCGAAGATGCCGAGGGCGTCCAGGACAGCCAAGGCGTCCGGGACAGCCGCTTTGCTAAGGCCGGCGTTACGTTGATCCGTCGGCCCGGCAAACACGGCGATGGCGCTGAAGCGCTCTACGACGCGCTGCGTATCAGCCATGGCATCGTCACATCAGGATCGGACTTCGCCCTGCAGGATGCCTTTCCGCACGACGTGCTGATGGATTTCAATGGCGGCCTCTCCTTCAGGAAGGGCTGCTATGTCGGCCAGGAGGTCGTTTCGCGCATGCATCACCGCGGCACGGCGCGCCGGCGCGTCGTCACGGTGTCCGCCGCAACGACTCTGCCGGAGACCGGTACGGAGATCACCGCCGCCGGCAAGCCGGTGGGAACACTCGGTTCGGTCGAAGGCGACCATGGACTGGCGATCGTGCGCATCGACCGCGCCGGCGCGGCAATGGCAGCCGGCACACCGCTGCTTGCCGGGCAAACACCGGTTTCCCTCGTCCTGCCGGAATGGTCCGGCCTTGTCTTTCCCACGAGCGCCGACGAGGCCAGCGCGTGA
- a CDS encoding TIGR02301 family protein: MLSVSTGSMIPVRRVFLSLLVLAGPTMAQGKNTPPPHEEEIAPPPAVIVPYDDKLARLAEVLGSVHYLRTLCKAADGDEWRNGMQQLLDSETGIEPQRKEKLTAAFNRGYRAFASVYTDCTAAAIVAEERYRNEGATLATEITSRFGN, from the coding sequence ATGCTCAGCGTATCAACTGGGAGCATGATTCCCGTTCGACGCGTTTTTCTGTCCCTGCTCGTGCTCGCCGGCCCCACCATGGCGCAGGGCAAGAACACGCCGCCTCCGCATGAGGAGGAGATTGCGCCGCCGCCTGCCGTAATCGTGCCCTATGACGACAAGCTGGCGCGGCTCGCTGAGGTGCTCGGATCGGTGCATTATTTGAGAACGCTCTGCAAGGCGGCTGATGGTGACGAGTGGCGAAACGGCATGCAGCAGCTGCTCGATTCGGAGACCGGCATCGAGCCGCAGCGCAAGGAAAAGCTGACCGCCGCCTTCAACCGCGGCTACCGCGCCTTCGCCTCCGTCTATACGGATTGCACCGCAGCGGCCATCGTGGCAGAAGAGCGCTACCGTAACGAAGGTGCAACACTCGCCACAGAAATTACCTCGCGTTTTGGAAATTGA
- a CDS encoding NUDIX hydrolase: MISTAKAASSAILERDGRFLLVLRRNPPSADMYAFPGGRAEPDETPEQTALREFREETGISVRNPQLFSTYDLKTHAADGSLRSHFFLSVFRVDADGDVVAEAADDAAAVGWYTVEEIRRLPVPQSVLECAERLAQDDYRPTGR; the protein is encoded by the coding sequence ATGATCTCCACTGCCAAAGCCGCCTCCTCCGCCATTCTCGAACGGGACGGACGATTCCTTCTGGTGTTGCGACGCAACCCGCCTTCCGCCGACATGTACGCCTTTCCGGGCGGCCGGGCCGAGCCTGATGAAACGCCGGAGCAAACCGCGCTGCGGGAGTTCCGTGAGGAAACCGGCATTTCGGTGCGTAATCCACAGCTGTTTTCGACCTACGACCTGAAGACCCATGCAGCCGATGGAAGCCTCCGCAGCCATTTCTTCCTGTCGGTCTTTCGCGTCGATGCGGATGGAGATGTGGTGGCTGAGGCCGCCGACGATGCGGCCGCCGTCGGCTGGTACACGGTGGAGGAAATCCGGCGATTGCCGGTGCCGCAGAGCGTGCTCGAATGCGCGGAGCGGCTGGCACAGGATGATTATCGGCCAACCGGCCGATAA
- a CDS encoding SOS response-associated peptidase encodes MCGRFALTSSSADLREFFSGLDLDDFPARYNIAPTQPILVVISGEGREQGSNLADRRAVLVRWGLTPAWVKDPRDFPLLINARSETAIGKASFRAAMRHRRVLIPASGFYEWHRPSKESGEPPQAYWIRPRQGGIVAFAGLVETWSSADGSEVDTGAILTISANSGISAIHDRMPVIIKPEDFSRWLDCKTQEPREVVDLMRPVQEDFFEAIPVSDKVNKVANMGPDLQQPVVVEKPLKAPEKQRLGDGQLSFF; translated from the coding sequence ATGTGTGGACGTTTCGCCCTGACAAGCTCCAGCGCCGACCTGCGCGAATTTTTCTCCGGTCTCGATCTCGACGATTTTCCGGCGCGCTACAACATCGCGCCGACGCAGCCGATCCTCGTCGTCATATCGGGCGAGGGGAGGGAGCAGGGAAGCAACCTGGCCGATCGGCGCGCCGTGCTGGTGCGCTGGGGTCTGACGCCGGCCTGGGTCAAGGATCCAAGGGACTTCCCGCTTCTGATCAACGCCCGCTCAGAGACTGCGATCGGCAAGGCCTCTTTCCGGGCGGCCATGCGTCATCGCCGCGTGCTCATCCCGGCCTCCGGCTTCTATGAATGGCATCGCCCGTCCAAAGAAAGCGGCGAGCCGCCGCAGGCCTATTGGATCAGGCCACGTCAGGGCGGGATCGTCGCCTTTGCCGGGCTGGTGGAGACGTGGTCCTCGGCGGATGGTTCCGAGGTCGATACCGGCGCGATCCTGACGATATCGGCCAATTCGGGCATATCGGCGATTCACGATCGCATGCCCGTCATTATCAAGCCTGAAGATTTTTCGCGCTGGCTGGATTGCAAGACGCAGGAACCGCGCGAAGTGGTGGACCTGATGCGGCCGGTTCAGGAGGATTTTTTCGAGGCCATCCCGGTCTCCGACAAGGTCAACAAGGTCGCCAATATGGGTCCCGACCTGCAGCAACCGGTGGTCGTCGAAAAGCCGCTGAAGGCTCCGGAAAAGCAGAGGCTTGGCGACGGCCAGCTCAGTTTCTTCTGA